A stretch of Fundicoccus culcitae DNA encodes these proteins:
- a CDS encoding MurR/RpiR family transcriptional regulator, whose product MGILIIRLLTIINTQPLDSTLYHIASIFLQHYDLIELYSIGEMADLAKVSKSTLSKFARQIGFDDYLHLKDNAGFITDRYNNHYNYLTNIVQELDQHNYMDYFQTIKQSIDLLQDTIDIIAIDRLADDLIAYNKVGVFGLIFSESASIDFQYKLAYNRKFVFTFQDLDKQEAFIRQANEDTLIIVFSNSGNFVRHQQVTEGKPTKNFFSKMKAKLFVITSDPTVLDLPHVDDAIIYPTSKGIQTHFILYQIIMDLIISRYRIKLMKTK is encoded by the coding sequence ATGGGCATTTTGATTATTCGCTTATTAACCATCATAAATACGCAACCCTTAGACTCAACCTTATATCATATTGCCAGTATTTTTTTGCAACATTATGATTTAATTGAATTATATAGTATTGGAGAAATGGCTGATTTAGCCAAAGTTTCTAAATCGACTTTATCCAAATTTGCGCGACAAATTGGTTTTGATGATTATTTGCATTTAAAGGATAATGCTGGTTTTATTACCGATCGATACAACAACCACTACAACTATCTGACTAATATTGTACAGGAATTGGATCAGCACAACTACATGGATTATTTTCAAACGATTAAACAATCCATTGATTTACTCCAAGATACCATTGATATCATTGCTATTGATCGCTTGGCCGATGATTTAATTGCTTATAATAAAGTGGGTGTCTTTGGCCTGATATTTTCTGAATCAGCTTCCATTGATTTCCAGTATAAATTAGCCTATAATCGTAAATTTGTCTTCACTTTTCAAGACTTAGATAAACAGGAAGCCTTTATTCGTCAAGCAAACGAAGATACTTTGATTATTGTTTTCTCTAATTCCGGAAATTTTGTGAGACATCAACAAGTTACCGAAGGGAAACCCACCAAAAATTTCTTTTCAAAAATGAAAGCTAAATTATTTGTGATTACATCAGACCCCACGGTTTTAGACTTACCTCATGTGGATGATGCCATTATTTATCCGACTAGCAAGGGCATCCAAACGCACTTTATTCTTTATCAAATCATTATGGATTTAATCATTTCCCGTTATCGCATCAAACTAATGAAAACAAAATAA
- a CDS encoding threonine/serine exporter family protein, translated as MVVEAPRFLQYKVGIIGAVGYAVYLIILPHVGTALATFIACVIISIISQQFARIFKAPVTIFYIPSFFPLVPGVAIYRTVFNFINGDTALGSYYFFEALMIAGMIALAVFIVDSSLEIKRHLDQKKHSMH; from the coding sequence GTGGTTGTTGAAGCCCCCCGTTTTCTTCAATATAAAGTCGGTATTATTGGCGCTGTTGGGTATGCTGTCTATCTAATTATTTTACCCCATGTCGGTACCGCCTTAGCTACCTTTATTGCTTGTGTCATTATTTCAATTATTAGCCAACAATTTGCCAGAATTTTCAAAGCACCCGTGACGATTTTCTATATTCCTTCCTTCTTTCCTTTAGTCCCAGGGGTGGCGATTTATCGTACAGTCTTTAACTTTATTAATGGTGATACTGCTTTAGGTTCTTATTACTTTTTTGAAGCCTTAATGATTGCGGGGATGATTGCGTTAGCCGTCTTTATCGTAGATTCTAGTCTAGAAATTAAACGCCATTTAGATCAAAAGAAACACTCAATGCACTAA
- a CDS encoding glycosyltransferase family 2 protein, with protein sequence MKNSQVQPDISIITPVYNAARFLAETIDSVQNQSFRNWEYILVDDCSQDESVALIQSYQREDKRIKLIQLEENSGAAVARNTALEKAQGRYIAFIDSDDRWVEDKLAEQLTLMQTENYAFTYTNFALVSEDGSIIKEKIKLPAKLDYHGLLKNTAIACSTVMLDRQQVGDFRMPLVRKGQDTATWLQIMRTTGVSAYGLDRVLNYYRQVEGSISSNKVDALKRTWNTYRNLEQLPLYKCIYYFCHYVVQAILRRL encoded by the coding sequence GTGAAGAATAGTCAAGTACAACCTGATATATCAATCATCACTCCCGTTTATAATGCAGCGCGTTTTTTAGCTGAGACCATTGACAGTGTACAGAACCAATCGTTTAGGAATTGGGAGTATATTTTAGTGGATGATTGTAGTCAGGATGAAAGTGTTGCTTTAATTCAATCGTATCAAAGAGAAGATAAGCGGATTAAGTTAATTCAGCTAGAGGAGAATAGTGGGGCGGCGGTTGCTAGAAATACGGCTTTAGAAAAAGCCCAAGGGCGTTATATTGCTTTTATTGATAGTGATGATCGTTGGGTAGAAGATAAGTTGGCTGAACAATTAACGTTAATGCAGACGGAAAATTATGCGTTTACTTATACAAATTTTGCCTTAGTGAGTGAAGATGGTTCCATCATAAAAGAAAAAATTAAGTTACCGGCTAAACTCGATTACCATGGATTACTTAAAAATACGGCCATTGCTTGTTCAACGGTAATGCTCGATCGCCAACAGGTGGGGGATTTTAGAATGCCACTTGTACGTAAAGGCCAAGATACGGCTACTTGGTTACAAATTATGCGTACCACTGGGGTTAGCGCTTATGGTTTGGACCGGGTCTTAAATTATTATCGTCAAGTCGAAGGCTCGATTTCCAGTAATAAAGTGGATGCTTTAAAGCGGACATGGAATACCTATCGTAATCTTGAACAATTACCCTTATATAAATGTATCTACTACTTTTGCCATTATGTGGTTCAAGCCATTTTACGGCGGTTGTAG
- a CDS encoding threonine/serine exporter family protein → MYSKYKKIAETAALAGVIMLESHAESYRVEDTVRRMLATSGLDITEVVSTTTALYITLDDSNPEVESITLVRRISSRGNHLRKIYRVNNISRALTANEITIEEANQQLKVVDQMEYTPQQKMIATNILVVAFAILLGGNIGEVIVSIFAGAIVSYSTAIKQFFGMNDFIYGMFTTALVALIFPIVIYFIPYQISSDIIIISGLMPLYPGTAFTNGVRDTLKGDYNSGLARIADALVIALSLALGVVLGLSISGGVISLLSNI, encoded by the coding sequence GTGTACTCAAAGTACAAAAAAATTGCTGAAACAGCTGCTTTAGCTGGTGTCATAATGCTTGAATCGCATGCTGAAAGTTACCGTGTGGAAGATACGGTGCGACGCATGTTAGCAACCAGTGGTTTGGATATTACAGAAGTCGTCTCCACCACCACTGCGCTATATATTACCTTAGACGATTCAAATCCAGAAGTTGAATCCATCACCCTAGTGCGCCGTATCAGTAGTCGCGGCAATCACTTAAGAAAAATATACCGCGTAAATAATATTAGCCGTGCCTTAACGGCCAATGAAATAACGATTGAAGAAGCTAATCAACAGCTAAAAGTCGTTGATCAAATGGAGTACACCCCTCAACAAAAAATGATAGCCACTAACATTTTAGTGGTTGCCTTCGCCATTTTATTAGGGGGGAATATCGGTGAAGTGATTGTTTCCATTTTTGCGGGTGCCATAGTGTCGTATTCAACAGCTATTAAACAGTTTTTTGGGATGAATGATTTTATTTATGGTATGTTTACGACCGCACTCGTTGCCCTAATCTTTCCCATTGTCATTTACTTTATCCCTTATCAAATATCGAGTGATATCATTATTATTTCAGGTTTAATGCCCTTATATCCGGGAACAGCTTTTACAAATGGGGTCCGTGATACGCTAAAAGGCGATTATAACTCTGGTCTAGCACGGATTGCCGATGCGTTAGTTATCGCCTTAAGTTTAGCCTTAGGTGTTGTTTTAGGCTTATCGATTTCGGGAGGTGTTATCTCATTATTATCCAATATTTAA
- a CDS encoding ABC transporter ATP-binding protein, with amino-acid sequence MAKTSSNSVKTMKRVFGLLWDQKLLFILSIVGTIAQVALTIYLPILIGLAIDQTISVNQVDFDALKNVLFQIGVVIALNVFLQWINPLMYNQMTYKAVGYLREKTMEQVHKLPLSYLDQQSTGDLVSRISTDAEQLADGIIMIINQLFAGVLTIFITIFTMGQIDLFMMVIVVSLTPISLFFARFIAKRSYRYFQKQTQYRGLHTQLIEEYVQQNEVVRLFNYQSEVIEQFDPLNHQYAEYSQKAIFYSSTINPTTRFINALIYAALTFFGAIRIMQGTFTVGALTTFLNYANQYTKPFNEISNVLAELQSAIACAERLYELIDREPESETGHRILRVEDVEGKVAFNRAYFSYHPDQKLIENLTLSVPSGQKVAIVGPTGAGKSTLINLLMRFYDLNQGQILLDNQPITDYTRESVRAQFGMVLQETWLKTATIHDNIAFGHPQATREQVIHAAQAARADHFIQQLPDGYDTFLADAGASLSQGQRQLLTIARIFVEVPHLLILDEATSSIDTRTEILIQEAFQTLMEGRTSFIIAHRLSTIQQSDIILVMNNGQIVEQGNHDSLMRMKGLYYDMQTSTIPAND; translated from the coding sequence ATGGCTAAAACGTCTTCCAATTCAGTTAAAACAATGAAACGCGTTTTTGGTTTGTTGTGGGATCAAAAGCTATTATTTATTTTGTCGATTGTGGGTACGATTGCTCAAGTGGCCTTAACCATTTACTTGCCGATTTTAATTGGTTTAGCGATTGACCAAACGATATCAGTCAATCAAGTTGATTTTGATGCCTTAAAAAATGTCTTGTTTCAAATCGGCGTGGTCATTGCTTTAAATGTTTTTCTACAATGGATTAACCCCCTCATGTATAACCAGATGACTTATAAAGCCGTCGGTTATTTAAGAGAAAAAACCATGGAACAAGTCCATAAATTACCTCTAAGTTATTTGGATCAACAATCAACCGGTGATTTAGTGAGTCGGATTTCAACGGATGCTGAACAGCTAGCTGACGGGATTATAATGATTATTAATCAGCTTTTTGCCGGTGTTTTAACGATATTTATTACGATTTTTACAATGGGTCAAATTGATCTGTTTATGATGGTTATCGTCGTTAGTTTAACACCTATCTCACTCTTTTTTGCCCGCTTTATAGCCAAGCGGAGTTATCGTTATTTCCAAAAACAAACGCAATATCGCGGTTTACATACACAATTGATTGAAGAATATGTACAACAAAATGAAGTCGTGCGGTTATTTAATTATCAATCCGAAGTGATCGAGCAATTCGACCCTTTAAATCATCAATATGCCGAATATTCGCAAAAGGCTATCTTTTATTCATCGACGATTAATCCAACCACACGGTTCATTAATGCTTTAATTTATGCGGCTCTAACCTTTTTTGGTGCGATTCGTATCATGCAAGGCACTTTTACGGTAGGTGCTTTGACGACCTTTTTAAATTATGCCAATCAATATACCAAACCTTTTAATGAAATATCTAACGTTTTGGCAGAGTTGCAAAGTGCGATTGCTTGTGCGGAACGCTTGTATGAATTAATCGATCGTGAGCCGGAAAGCGAAACCGGCCATCGTATTTTGAGAGTAGAAGATGTTGAAGGGAAAGTGGCCTTTAACCGCGCCTATTTCTCTTATCATCCTGATCAAAAACTGATTGAAAATCTGACCTTATCTGTGCCAAGTGGCCAAAAGGTAGCGATAGTAGGTCCGACAGGTGCCGGAAAATCCACGTTAATCAACCTTTTGATGCGCTTTTATGATTTAAATCAAGGGCAAATTTTATTAGATAACCAACCGATTACCGATTACACACGTGAATCGGTTCGCGCCCAATTTGGCATGGTGCTGCAAGAAACCTGGTTAAAAACAGCCACCATTCATGATAATATTGCTTTTGGCCACCCTCAAGCGACGCGTGAACAAGTCATCCATGCGGCGCAGGCGGCGCGAGCAGATCATTTTATCCAGCAATTACCTGACGGATATGATACCTTTTTAGCCGATGCCGGAGCTTCCTTGTCACAAGGCCAGCGCCAATTGCTGACCATCGCACGGATTTTTGTAGAAGTACCGCATCTTTTAATTTTAGATGAAGCCACTTCATCCATTGATACGCGGACAGAAATCCTGATTCAAGAGGCTTTCCAAACCTTGATGGAAGGCCGCACCAGTTTCATTATTGCCCACCGCTTATCGACCATCCAGCAATCCGATATCATCTTAGTGATGAATAACGGCCAAATAGTCGAACAAGGCAATCACGATAGTCTCATGCGAATGAAAGGTCTGTATTACGATATGCAAACCTCAACCATTCCCGCTAACGACTAA
- the mutY gene encoding A/G-specific adenine glycosylase, whose protein sequence is MKDIVRDTLNKYHWDKQKIHDFRKVLLDWYDENRRDLPWRQTKNPYFIWVSEIMLQQTQVQTVIPYYLRFIDTLPTIEALAKVDKEALYLLWQGLGYYSRVNNMQTAAQQIMANFDGQLPADYDQLLSLKGIGSYTAAAIASIAFDIPKAAVDGNLMRITARLFELDLDISQASSKKVFEGLLNTLIDPHRPGDFNQALMDLGATIMTPSNPTPELSPLKAFDASYQNGTAHLYPVKKKKVKQSHHYFLAYYVQDDSGRALMRQHSQQELLSRLWHFPMIEVSQLNEGLTKDELLQPLYEWLTTTASNILEETGHSASNTPAIKDKLEIRPTDNERYLFDQFPMVKHVFSHRVWHVQIIPVRLHQVALPLELTDQIKWVTAKDVDQLAVSSLQEKLMQHILDYMGEGEG, encoded by the coding sequence TTGAAAGACATTGTAAGGGACACTTTAAATAAATATCACTGGGACAAACAAAAAATACATGATTTTAGAAAGGTTTTATTGGACTGGTACGATGAAAATCGGCGCGATCTGCCTTGGCGACAAACTAAAAACCCGTATTTTATTTGGGTCAGTGAGATTATGCTTCAACAAACACAAGTTCAAACGGTCATTCCATATTATCTACGTTTCATTGACACTTTACCGACGATTGAAGCTTTAGCTAAGGTAGATAAAGAGGCTTTGTACTTATTGTGGCAAGGATTAGGCTATTATTCGCGGGTTAACAATATGCAAACGGCCGCCCAACAAATCATGGCGAACTTTGATGGACAATTACCAGCGGATTACGATCAACTCCTCAGCTTAAAAGGGATTGGGTCCTATACAGCAGCGGCTATCGCCAGTATTGCCTTTGATATTCCTAAGGCGGCGGTTGATGGAAATCTGATGCGCATAACCGCTCGACTGTTTGAATTAGATTTGGATATTAGTCAGGCTAGCTCGAAAAAAGTGTTTGAAGGTCTATTAAATACCTTAATTGATCCGCATCGACCAGGAGATTTTAATCAAGCCTTGATGGACTTGGGTGCGACAATTATGACGCCGAGTAATCCTACCCCTGAATTAAGTCCCTTAAAAGCTTTCGATGCGTCGTATCAAAATGGTACAGCCCATTTGTATCCAGTTAAGAAAAAGAAAGTGAAACAAAGCCATCATTATTTCTTAGCCTATTATGTGCAAGATGATAGCGGGCGGGCTTTGATGAGGCAGCATTCACAACAAGAATTGTTGAGTCGTTTATGGCATTTTCCGATGATTGAAGTGAGTCAACTTAATGAAGGACTGACGAAAGATGAGCTTTTACAGCCTTTGTATGAGTGGCTAACGACGACGGCATCAAATATATTAGAAGAAACAGGGCATAGCGCTAGTAATACCCCAGCAATAAAAGATAAACTTGAAATTAGACCAACGGATAATGAACGGTATTTATTTGATCAATTTCCAATGGTGAAGCATGTATTTAGTCACCGGGTTTGGCATGTTCAAATCATTCCCGTGCGCTTACATCAAGTAGCCTTACCTTTAGAATTAACTGATCAGATTAAATGGGTAACCGCTAAAGATGTGGACCAGCTGGCGGTTTCTAGTTTACAAGAAAAATTAATGCAACATATTTTGGATTACATGGGTGAGGGTGAAGGATGA
- a CDS encoding iron chaperone has translation MTSYQDILNKISEPTQKEHFQNLVDWVQTQHPDFDQSIKWSQLLFEYNGTFIVGFKPTKNFVSVTSEKGLMAKFADKVEAAGYTATDMTYKVPWTAPFNFDLLEELIQIQLEDKKDLNKYWR, from the coding sequence ATGACAAGCTATCAAGATATTTTAAATAAAATAAGTGAGCCTACACAAAAAGAACATTTTCAAAACCTTGTTGATTGGGTTCAAACGCAACACCCTGACTTTGATCAATCGATTAAGTGGAGTCAGCTGCTATTTGAATATAATGGGACCTTTATTGTTGGATTTAAACCAACAAAAAACTTTGTGTCCGTTACAAGTGAAAAAGGTTTGATGGCAAAATTCGCTGATAAAGTTGAAGCAGCTGGTTACACAGCAACTGATATGACCTATAAAGTGCCATGGACTGCCCCATTTAATTTTGATTTATTAGAAGAATTGATTCAAATCCAATTAGAAGATAAAAAAGACCTCAATAAATATTGGCGTTAA
- the recX gene encoding recombination regulator RecX, with the protein MKITKIERQKKNKERYSIYLDEDFAFGVSESVLIRFALTKNLELTPADIDRIKAAENSEYLFNKALNYLSYGLRTQKEMTLYLQKHLNAEDVPMDEAEQSKVIAKTLERLEHLKLLDDLNYGQAYVQTKVTINRKGPKVIQQELFKKGLAKEVVDASLVQYGQDDQVENIDYLAQKFLKANQKLPLKALKQKLQQHLLMKGFDSDLISEWMNEFSFEALENDDASLIGNEAIKMIKRRQNKFKGKALEQKVKEGLFNKGFDFETIQSWVNQNNTLFDESN; encoded by the coding sequence ATGAAAATCACAAAAATTGAACGTCAAAAGAAAAATAAGGAACGTTATTCGATTTATTTAGACGAGGACTTTGCTTTTGGTGTTAGTGAGTCTGTTTTAATCCGTTTTGCTTTGACAAAAAATTTGGAATTAACACCTGCTGACATTGATCGGATTAAAGCAGCTGAGAACTCGGAATATTTATTCAATAAGGCTTTAAATTATTTATCGTATGGTTTGCGAACCCAAAAAGAAATGACCTTATACTTACAAAAGCATTTAAATGCCGAAGACGTGCCAATGGACGAAGCTGAACAATCAAAGGTCATCGCCAAAACGCTTGAACGCCTTGAACATTTAAAGTTGTTAGATGATTTAAATTATGGGCAAGCTTATGTTCAAACCAAAGTGACCATTAACCGCAAAGGACCTAAAGTCATTCAACAAGAATTATTTAAAAAAGGTCTAGCTAAAGAGGTCGTCGATGCCTCTTTAGTGCAGTATGGTCAAGATGATCAAGTCGAAAATATCGATTATTTAGCGCAAAAATTTTTGAAGGCTAATCAAAAATTACCTCTTAAGGCATTGAAGCAGAAGTTGCAGCAACATTTATTGATGAAAGGTTTTGATAGTGATTTAATTTCTGAGTGGATGAATGAGTTTTCTTTTGAAGCACTCGAAAATGATGATGCGTCTTTAATTGGAAATGAAGCTATTAAAATGATTAAAAGACGGCAAAATAAATTTAAAGGGAAAGCTTTGGAACAAAAAGTTAAAGAAGGTTTGTTTAATAAAGGGTTCGATTTTGAAACCATTCAAAGCTGGGTAAATCAAAATAATACCTTGTTTGACGAATCAAATTAG
- a CDS encoding DUF1858 domain-containing protein, with translation MQNEIDLNISVYETLEKNPELIDLLVELGFTPLKNPLMRQTVGKATTLKQGCKMLGIDLNTLTKTLQWNGYKVIG, from the coding sequence ATGCAAAATGAAATTGATTTAAATATTTCCGTCTACGAGACACTCGAAAAAAATCCTGAATTAATCGATCTACTTGTTGAACTTGGTTTTACACCTTTAAAAAACCCTCTGATGCGGCAAACCGTTGGTAAAGCCACTACCCTCAAACAAGGTTGTAAAATGCTCGGCATCGACCTGAATACACTCACGAAAACGCTACAGTGGAATGGTTATAAAGTGATTGGCTAA
- a CDS encoding M42 family metallopeptidase has translation MIMNKNYVLTEKSKERLINIAALTTIASPTGYTQTIIAVIQQQLEKLGVPVNYTPKGGLLITLEGKDDNRQRFVTAHVDTLGAIVRAIKPDGRIKIDLIGGFAYNSIEGAYCQVHSAVSDNVFSGTILMHQTSVHVYKDAHTAERNQANMEIRLDELVESEADVRALGIEVGDFVSFDPKVEITDTGYIKSRHLDDKVSVALLLEIIEAVSKNELLLSHTTHFYISTNEEIGYGGNSNIASSVVEYLAVDMGALGDDQQSDEYTVSICVKDGSGPYHLGLRNQLVKLCQTSNIPYKLDIYPYYGSDASAAMKAGADVRHGLLGAGIDASHAFERTHAQSVDATYDLLAAYLQSEMI, from the coding sequence ATGATAATGAACAAAAATTATGTCCTAACAGAAAAATCTAAAGAACGTCTAATAAATATCGCTGCCCTAACCACTATTGCCTCACCGACAGGCTATACACAAACCATTATTGCAGTCATTCAACAACAACTTGAAAAGCTTGGCGTTCCTGTCAACTATACCCCTAAGGGTGGTTTGCTAATTACCTTGGAAGGTAAGGATGATAATCGCCAACGTTTTGTAACAGCCCACGTTGATACACTGGGTGCCATCGTGCGAGCGATAAAGCCCGACGGTCGAATTAAAATCGATTTAATCGGAGGCTTTGCTTATAATTCGATCGAAGGTGCCTATTGTCAAGTCCACTCAGCCGTATCCGACAATGTCTTTTCAGGTACTATCCTAATGCATCAAACCAGTGTGCATGTCTATAAAGATGCACACACGGCAGAACGCAACCAAGCGAATATGGAAATTCGTTTAGATGAGTTGGTTGAGTCAGAGGCGGATGTACGTGCCCTAGGAATCGAAGTAGGCGATTTTGTGAGTTTTGATCCTAAGGTAGAAATAACTGATACTGGCTATATTAAATCACGTCATTTAGATGATAAGGTCAGCGTCGCTTTGTTGCTTGAAATCATTGAAGCAGTATCTAAAAACGAGCTACTTTTGAGTCATACGACGCATTTTTATATATCAACCAATGAAGAAATTGGATATGGCGGAAATTCAAATATCGCAAGCAGCGTTGTTGAATATTTAGCCGTTGATATGGGAGCTTTAGGGGATGACCAACAATCAGATGAATACACCGTATCCATTTGTGTCAAAGATGGTAGCGGACCCTACCATTTAGGCTTGCGGAATCAACTCGTTAAATTATGCCAAACAAGTAATATCCCATATAAATTAGATATTTATCCTTATTACGGTAGCGATGCTTCAGCCGCTATGAAAGCAGGCGCCGATGTCCGCCATGGTTTGTTAGGAGCCGGAATTGATGCCAGCCATGCTTTCGAACGGACCCATGCCCAATCAGTTGATGCAACCTATGATTTATTAGCCGCCTACTTACAGTCAGAAATGATTTAA
- a CDS encoding ABC transporter ATP-binding protein produces MKRLLKYFNGYKLPSFLGPIFKLIEALLELLVPSVVAIVIDEAIPSGDQRNVIQYIVFMFAIAFIGLLFSISAQYFSAKAAIGFTENLNHDLFEKIMYLSKESVDEISTASLVTRNTSDTYQIQTGLNTFFRLFLRSPFIVAGSLVMAMRIDLRMTGYFLGMIIVLFLIIALITYLSAPLYTKARKTLDRLVTIATEQIQGVRVIRAFRQDEREFNQYKEVNNQLTDDQIKVGFISVLTNPLTYLVVNVTLILVIWQGGNFIFAGTLSQGQLVALVNYLLAILVELVKLTMVVMVLNRSYVSAQRVVEVLEIADEEQSFDNIKPEKTALNDLTQIVFEDVQFTYPKGRRPVLDGLSFSINQGDLIGIIGGTGAGKSAIIQLLTKTYDASDGIIWFNENSLDTRSRNQLRNEISIVPQKANLFKGTIRSNLLVGNPEASDEELWQALDVAQATSFVKEKAGGLDAVVEAFGRNFSGGQKQRLTIARALLKPASILIFDDSTSALDFLTENQFRSALKQHYAHLTILMISQRTRSIENADNILVLDAGKQLGFGKHEELLQTVEVYQEIHSSQQVKEVTNHG; encoded by the coding sequence ATGAAACGCTTATTGAAATATTTTAATGGTTATAAACTACCAAGCTTTTTAGGACCAATTTTTAAATTAATCGAGGCATTATTAGAACTATTAGTGCCATCAGTGGTAGCAATAGTTATTGATGAGGCGATTCCTTCGGGTGATCAGCGGAACGTGATACAATATATTGTTTTCATGTTTGCGATTGCCTTCATTGGCTTGCTATTTTCTATTAGCGCACAATATTTCTCAGCGAAAGCAGCCATTGGTTTTACCGAAAATTTAAATCATGATTTATTTGAGAAAATTATGTATTTATCCAAAGAATCTGTCGATGAAATATCCACGGCCAGTTTGGTTACGCGCAATACGAGTGATACTTATCAAATTCAAACGGGCTTAAATACTTTTTTTCGTCTGTTTTTGAGGTCGCCCTTTATTGTCGCGGGTTCATTAGTGATGGCGATGCGGATTGATTTGAGGATGACAGGGTATTTTCTAGGTATGATTATCGTTTTGTTTTTGATTATTGCGTTAATCACTTATTTATCAGCTCCTTTATATACTAAGGCTAGAAAAACGCTAGACCGTCTCGTAACCATCGCCACTGAACAAATTCAAGGCGTGCGTGTGATTCGTGCGTTTAGGCAGGATGAAAGAGAGTTCAATCAATATAAAGAGGTAAACAATCAACTAACCGACGATCAAATTAAAGTAGGGTTTATCAGTGTTTTAACGAATCCGCTCACTTATTTGGTGGTTAATGTTACTTTGATTTTAGTGATTTGGCAAGGCGGTAATTTTATCTTTGCCGGAACCTTATCGCAAGGCCAACTCGTTGCTTTAGTGAATTATTTATTAGCGATTTTGGTTGAATTGGTAAAATTAACGATGGTTGTTATGGTTTTAAACCGTTCATACGTCAGTGCTCAAAGAGTGGTTGAGGTTTTAGAAATTGCTGATGAGGAGCAATCTTTTGATAATATCAAACCTGAAAAGACGGCGTTGAATGATTTAACTCAAATCGTTTTTGAAGATGTCCAATTTACTTATCCTAAAGGTCGTCGGCCCGTACTTGATGGTTTATCCTTTAGTATTAATCAAGGTGATTTAATTGGGATTATTGGGGGGACCGGAGCAGGTAAATCAGCTATAATTCAATTGTTAACAAAAACCTATGATGCTAGTGATGGCATTATTTGGTTTAATGAAAATAGCTTAGATACCCGCAGTCGCAACCAGTTAAGAAATGAAATTAGTATTGTGCCGCAAAAAGCGAACCTTTTTAAGGGAACGATACGTTCCAATTTGTTGGTCGGCAACCCTGAAGCTAGTGATGAGGAATTATGGCAGGCCTTGGATGTAGCTCAAGCCACGTCATTTGTTAAAGAAAAAGCGGGTGGCTTGGATGCCGTTGTCGAAGCCTTTGGACGTAATTTTTCAGGTGGGCAAAAGCAACGTTTGACCATCGCACGGGCTTTATTAAAACCCGCGTCCATCTTGATCTTTGATGATTCAACATCTGCCTTAGACTTTTTAACGGAAAATCAATTTCGTTCAGCCTTGAAACAACATTATGCGCATTTAACGATTTTAATGATTTCCCAACGGACACGCAGTATTGAAAATGCGGATAATATTTTAGTTTTGGATGCGGGTAAACAACTTGGGTTTGGTAAACATGAAGAACTCCTTCAAACCGTTGAAGTTTATCAAGAAATTCATTCGTCGCAACAAGTCAAGGAGGTTACGAATCATGGCTAA